In Dasypus novemcinctus isolate mDasNov1 chromosome 10, mDasNov1.1.hap2, whole genome shotgun sequence, one DNA window encodes the following:
- the LOC131280311 gene encoding olfactory receptor 52A1-like, translating to MPISNITVFMPSVLTLVGIPGLQSVQCWIGIPFCAMYLIAMVGNLLLLFIIKSERSLHEPMYIFLGMLGVTDIVLGSSIMPKMLGIFWFHMSEIYFDSCLLQMWLIHTFQCTESGILLAMALDRYVAICYPLRYATIFTHHLVTQIGVVVILRAAILVTVSLVLIKCRLQFYHTTVISHSYCEHMAIVKLAAENVQINKIFGLFVAFTVAGFDLIFITLSYIQIFITVFHLPQKEARFKAFSTCTPHICVFLQFYLLAFFSFFTHRFGSHIPPYIHILFSSIYLLFPPFLNPLVYGIKTKQIRIHVVKMFCS from the coding sequence ATGCCCATTTCCAACATTACAGTTTTCATGCCTTCTGTATTGACACTAGTAGGGATCCCAGGTCTACAGTCTGTGCAGTGCTGGATTGGGATACCATTCTGTGCCATGTACCTCATTGCTATGGTTGGGAATTTATTGCTTCTGTTCATTATCAAATCAGAGCGCAGCCTCCATGAACCCATGTACATATTTCTTGGCATGCTAGGAGTAACAGATATTGTCCTTGGTAGCAGCATAATGCCCAAAATGCTAGGAATCTTCTGGTTCCATATGTCAGAGATCTATTTTGATTCCTGCCTTCTTCAGATGTGGCTTATTCACACATTTCAGTGCACAGAGTCAGGCATCTTGCTGGCCATGGCCCTTGACCGGTATGTTGCCATCTGTTATCCACTGAGATATGCCACCATCTTCACCCACCATCTGGTCACCCAAATAGGAGTTGTAGTAATACTCAGGGCTGCCATTCTAGTAACTGTATCTCTTGTGCTGATAAAGTGTAGGCTTCAGTTTTATCATACAACTGTCATCTCCCACTCCTATTGTGAGCATATGGCCATTGTGAAACTAGCAgcagaaaatgtccagatcaacaaaatctttggtttgtttgtGGCCTTCACTGTAGCGGGATTTGACCTCATATTCATCACCTTGTCTTATATCCAGATATTTATCACAGTTTTTCATTTGCCTCAGAAAGAAGCTAGGTTTAAAGCATTCAGTACCTGCACACCTCACATCTGTGTGTTTTTGCAATTCTACCTCCTAgcctttttctcattctttacaCATAGGTTTGGTTCCCATATCCCACCTTATATCCATATCCTCTTTTCCAGCATTTACTTGCTTTTTCCTCCATTTCTCAATCCACTTGTATATGGTATAAAGACCAAGCAGATCCGCATTCATGTGGTGAAAATGTTCTGCTcctaa
- the LOC101416352 gene encoding olfactory receptor 52A5-like, protein MMTVNVSVFMPSVLTFIGIPGLESVQCWIGIPFCIMYLIAVIGNSLILVVIKFENSLHKPMYIFLAMLGATDIALSTCILPKMLGIFWFHLPEIYFEACLLQMWLIHSFQAIESGVLLAMALDRYVAICDPLRHATILSPQLLLYIGVGVTLRAAILVAPCLVLIKWRFKLYKATVISHSYCEHMAIVKLAAEDIRVNKIYGLFVAFAILGFDIIFITLSYAQIFITVFHLPQREARLKAFNTCIAHICVFLQFYLLAFFSFFTHRFGSHIPPYVHILLSNLYLLVPPFLNPIVYGVKTKQIRDQVLKIFLSKETS, encoded by the coding sequence ATGATGACAGTGAATGTCTCAGTCTTCATGCCTTCTGTACTAACATTCATTGGGATTCCTGGCCTGGAGTCTGTGCAGTGTTGGATTGGGATTCCATTCTGCATCATGTACCTCATTGCTGTGATTGGGAATTCCCTAATCTTGGTTGTAATCAAATTTGAGAACAGCCTCCATAAACCTATGTACATTTTTTTGGCCATGCTGGGGGCCACAGACATTGCACTTAGTACATGTATTCTTCCCAAAATGTTAGGCATTTTCTGGTTTCATTTGCCAGAGATTTATTTTGAAGCCTGCCTGCTACAAATGTGGCTTATTCACTCATTCCAGGCTATTGAATCAGGTGTTCTGCTGGCAATGGCCCtcgaccgctatgtggccatctgtgaCCCCTTGAGACATGCCACCATCTTATCTCCACAACTCCTGTTGTATATTGGAGTTGGGGTGACACTCAGAGCAGCCATTCTTGTAGCACCATGCTTGGTGCTTATCAAATGGCGCTTTAAActctacaaagctacagtcatctCCCATTCTTATTGTGAGCACATGGCCATTGTGAAGCTGGCTGCTGAAGATATCCGGGTCAACAAGATATATGGTCTATTTGTTGCTTTCGCCATCCTAGGGTTTGACATTATCTTCATCACCTTGTCCTATGCTCAAATCTTTATCACTGTCTTTCATCTGCCCCAGAGGGAAGCACGACTCAAGGCCTTCAATACATGCATTGCTCACATTTGTGTCTTTCTGCAGTTCTATCTCCTtgccttcttctctttcttcacacACCGGTTTGGTTCTCACATACCACCATATGTTCACATCCTCTTGTCAAACCTTTACCTCTTAGTCCCACCTTTTCTCAACCCAATCGTCTATGGGGTAAAGACCAAACAAATTCGTGACCAGGTCCTGAAAATATTTCTCTCCAAAGAAACATCTTGA